Sequence from the Vibrio alfacsensis genome:
CTGCGCCATTTAATGTGGTTGATACCATGACTCGTGAAGAAGTCGCGATTCGCTCAGCAAAAATTTCTGAAGAGATGCTGATGCGTGGTTTTACGACCATTCGTGACGTTGCGGGTAATACGCTTGGTTTGAAGAATAGTATCGATAATGGCTATGCAAAAGGGCCTCGTATTCTTCCATCAATGGCGGCAATTTCGCAAACCTGCGGCCATTCAGATTACCGTCAAAACCAAGCTCAAGAACGTTTAGCAAACGGACATGAAGACTCACCGATGATGAAATTGGGCGCGATGAAAGTGGCCGATGGTCGTGCTGAAGTGTTGAAAGCGGTTCGTGAGCAACTCTTTATGGGGGCTTCTCAGATCAAGATCATGGCAGGTGGCGGTGCATCTTCAACCTTTGACCCTCTTGATACATTGCAATACACATTGGATGAGATGAAAGCGGCAGTTGAGGCGGCTAGTGATTACGGTACTTACGTGGCTGCGCATATTCATACGGCAGATGCGATGCGAAGAGCCGCTGAGGCTGGCGTGATGTCATTCGAGCACGCGACCATCATGGATGACGATATTGCTAAAACGATCAAAGAAAAAGGAATTTGGGTGATTCCATCTTACTTTACTTCATCTTTGATTGCAGAACGTAAGATCCCA
This genomic interval carries:
- a CDS encoding metal-dependent hydrolase family protein — encoded protein: MKKLIINANVFNGTDDKLIENVSVLIEDNLITQIGDIDPAIADEIIDANGGTVMPGLIDAHVHITLSAPFNVVDTMTREEVAIRSAKISEEMLMRGFTTIRDVAGNTLGLKNSIDNGYAKGPRILPSMAAISQTCGHSDYRQNQAQERLANGHEDSPMMKLGAMKVADGRAEVLKAVREQLFMGASQIKIMAGGGASSTFDPLDTLQYTLDEMKAAVEAASDYGTYVAAHIHTADAMRRAAEAGVMSFEHATIMDDDIAKTIKEKGIWVIPSYFTSSLIAERKIPLPNEETYRKTERVGKAMFKSAELIKKYDIQNLAFGTDCVGETNVHATQLNELGAIETTFDTITALRMVTSNCGRLFEMSTYQHPYQEGKLGQIVEGAYADLLIVDGNPLAGVECVANTETQKLIMKDGVVYKNTL